AAATCATTGATGAAACGTCTTGGAGAACCCGCCCGACGGCCGGATTTCGGTCGTCTTGACCGCAGTCCAGTTGTTAGGAAATCCGGCATGACCCACGGCGTCACGACTTCACCACACGCTCCCCTGCTGAGTCAGGCTCAGGGAGTGATCATCAACTCCAGACCTTTCGAAGGTGATAACCTAAGCCAAATCCTTCAGAGCCTGGGGATCCCCGAAGACCAAATTCAAAAGGTCTCATCTCCAGCCGAGGCAAACAACCTGCTCGGGAGCATGGACCTGATCATTCTGGACGGCGACTTGCCCGATGCCCTGACCTGGGCTCGGGAACACCTGCTGGCCCCGGCATCACCGGCGCTGCTGTTGACCGCCGCCGATTCGCGCAATCCCCAGGTGACCAACTTGATGGAGGAGCATGAAGAGACCGATTTTGTGGGTCGTTTCTGGCATCCGCATGAAATCAAAGGACGCATTCGTCAGTTGTTGACCGGCCATATCCTGAAGCGGAGACTGGAACAGCAGGTTCAGGAACGTACCCAGGAGCTAGAACGCACCGTAGAGGAACTCGTCAGTCGCTTGGCCGATGCCATCGAAGGTCGCGATACCCATACCGGTCAGCACGCCAGACGCATGAGCCTCTACGCCGACGCCCTGGGGCGGAAATACATGGCTTGTCCCCGTGAAGGCGACGAAATAATCGAGGAAAAGGATCTTCCCCTGCTGCGCAAAGCGGCTTTGC
Above is a genomic segment from Magnetococcales bacterium containing:
- a CDS encoding HD domain-containing protein, coding for MTHGVTTSPHAPLLSQAQGVIINSRPFEGDNLSQILQSLGIPEDQIQKVSSPAEANNLLGSMDLIILDGDLPDALTWAREHLLAPASPALLLTAADSRNPQVTNLMEEHEETDFVGRFWHPHEIKGRIRQLLTGHILKRRLEQQVQERTQELERTVEELVSRLADAIEGRDTHTGQHARRMSLYADALGRKYMACPREGDEIIEEKDLPLLRKAALLHDIGKLAVPDHILNKPDRLTPEEFCVIQSHPNKGTQILKNSDLSVLKRACEVGLTHHEKWNGRGYPQGLSQTGIPLMGRIVAIVDVFDALTGKRPYRKPNSPEEAFNKLESEKDNGHFDPHLLSQFLDIKDEIMEIYKKFPDSDHSQTSYNRKGCLECISYRNL